The following coding sequences are from one Desulfomonilaceae bacterium window:
- a CDS encoding C-GCAxxG-C-C family protein, producing the protein MYKRKEPEKKAKKLFCSGFHCVDSVLRAVAEHTEIHSPLIPKIATGFYGGVPRARGLCGAVSGHWEPQKHISMRHYHIVLDFKWLKAKSRSIERTLLILVIYAEAKILDL; encoded by the coding sequence TTGTATAAGCGCAAAGAGCCTGAAAAAAAGGCGAAGAAGCTTTTCTGTTCAGGTTTTCATTGCGTGGACAGTGTATTGCGGGCCGTCGCCGAGCACACTGAAATTCATTCTCCACTTATCCCCAAAATAGCAACAGGTTTTTACGGAGGGGTACCACGCGCCAGAGGACTGTGCGGCGCTGTTAGTGGCCACTGGGAACCACAAAAACACATCTCCATGCGCCATTATCATATTGTGCTCGACTTCAAATGGCTAAAAGCCAAGTCACGGTCCATTGAGAGAACTTTATTGATACTGGTTATTTACGCAGAGGCAAAGATCCTGGATCTCTAA
- a CDS encoding cytochrome P460 family protein has protein sequence MVTPSGAGGFSSYVDAMGHISLPKDFRTRFVHLGSWAVVDDRSSKGLHNVYTERKTVEQFRKTGKFPDGATLVKEILKLESGEPVTGHPVVWGAAPMRWFVMVKDAKGRFAENPLWAEGWGWALFQADDPKTNVAKSYEADCKICHVAAEKSDRVFIQGYPPLRSK, from the coding sequence ATGGTAACGCCCAGCGGAGCAGGGGGCTTCTCGTCTTATGTTGACGCCATGGGGCACATCAGCCTGCCCAAGGATTTCCGGACCAGGTTCGTTCATCTGGGATCGTGGGCGGTAGTGGACGATCGATCGTCGAAAGGGCTTCATAACGTGTATACAGAACGAAAAACTGTGGAGCAATTCCGGAAAACCGGGAAATTCCCCGACGGAGCGACGCTGGTAAAGGAGATTCTCAAACTGGAGTCTGGGGAACCTGTCACTGGCCATCCAGTAGTATGGGGGGCAGCTCCGATGCGCTGGTTTGTGATGGTCAAGGACGCGAAGGGCCGGTTTGCCGAAAATCCGCTCTGGGCAGAGGGTTGGGGCTGGGCGCTGTTCCAGGCGGACGATCCGAAGACGAACGTAGCCAAGAGTTACGAAGCGGACTGTAAGATCTGCCATGTAGCGGCAGAGAAGAGCGATCGAGTCTTCATACAGGGGTATCCGCCACTGCGGTCAAAATGA
- a CDS encoding zinc ribbon domain-containing protein, with amino-acid sequence MSVPGISTLDGKYMITMDLFPQQSKEFNQIYEFYEFLKSGRFTTRRCKACGFEPFPPRVICPECYSSDMEWIDWPSVGTVIELTEEAVGVPLGFGSPPLIHALVNLQDKKTLFVRVINCKQGQLKAGDQVKLAVFQVDPVPQEFGRDVVLMERVFYAFEPVTQV; translated from the coding sequence ATGAGTGTTCCAGGGATTTCAACGCTTGACGGAAAGTATATGATCACTATGGATTTGTTCCCACAACAATCCAAAGAGTTTAACCAGATATACGAGTTTTATGAATTTCTAAAATCAGGCCGCTTTACCACCAGAAGATGCAAAGCATGTGGTTTCGAACCATTTCCTCCAAGAGTCATTTGCCCAGAATGCTACAGCAGCGACATGGAATGGATAGATTGGCCTTCGGTTGGCACTGTGATTGAATTAACGGAAGAAGCTGTAGGGGTTCCGCTCGGCTTTGGATCACCGCCTCTGATCCATGCTCTAGTGAACTTACAGGACAAAAAAACTCTTTTTGTTCGAGTAATTAATTGCAAGCAGGGACAGTTGAAAGCTGGTGATCAAGTGAAGTTGGCGGTTTTTCAGGTTGATCCTGTACCTCAAGAATTTGGTCGGGACGTGGTGTTGATGGAAAGGGTATTTTATGCTTTTGAGCCTGTAACTCAAGTCTAG